CCGGGCACCCCGGTGCCGGCCCGCCGGACCAACCCGGGCGGCCGCCGCCTGCAGGACCTGCTGGACACCTCGGCCGCGTTCGAGCCCGAGGTGCACACCGGCTTCGAGTTCTGGCTGGAGGACGCCGAGTCGGCGACCGGCGAGGTGGCGGCCTCGCTGGAGCGGGCCAACGCCTCGGCGATCCCGACCGAGAAGCTGGCCGGGGTGGACTCGGCGTACTGGTGCGGCACGCCGGACAAGAACCACCTGCGCTGGGTGATGACCGTCCCCGAGGAGCAGCTGCTGGACGCGCTGGCCCGGCTGTCGGCGGCCGGCGACAGCTCGCTGGGCGAGGACACCAAGCTGGTCGGCTCGTTCCGGGCGCACGGCCTGACCGTCCCGGTGTGGGACCTGCCGGTGGAGATGTCCGCCGCCGAGGTGGAGAAGCCGGCCGTGGAGTTCGCCGCGAAGCTGGCCGAGGTGCTGGCCGCGCCCGCGCCGCTGACCGCCGAGGAGCGCCGGGCCCGGGCCAATCTGGTGAGCCGTCAGATCACCCTGAACTGACCGCCCGCACCACTCCGGAGTGACCCGCGTCACATTTCCCGGCGTTCACCGGAAGGCCGCCGGGAATCCCAAAGACCTTTCGGCGTGGACAAATTGGCGCGGAGCCGGATCTTTGTTACTGTTTGGAATGTCCGACCGCTGGTGCATCCCCCGTCGCCAGCGGTCGGACATTCGTCGTTCCGGGCCGTTCCCCGCAGCCTAGCTGACTGAGCATCATCAAGACGGGCGGCTCCGAGGACCGGCCCGGGCCCAGCCGGAGACCGGC
The window above is part of the Kitasatospora sp. NA04385 genome. Proteins encoded here:
- a CDS encoding DUF5926 family protein; translated protein: MAKKAAKKQPSQSTAVEGEVPVVGAREACPCGSGRRYKACHGRQAAHAVQELVHRPFEGLPGEADWVALRELVPAATVPLALAAGVADEAVGDVPSVTLATVLPLAWPALRRPDGSILLGLQTQSSSGDLSRDLADALELALATEPGTPVPARRTNPGGRRLQDLLDTSAAFEPEVHTGFEFWLEDAESATGEVAASLERANASAIPTEKLAGVDSAYWCGTPDKNHLRWVMTVPEEQLLDALARLSAAGDSSLGEDTKLVGSFRAHGLTVPVWDLPVEMSAAEVEKPAVEFAAKLAEVLAAPAPLTAEERRARANLVSRQITLN